The following proteins come from a genomic window of Portunus trituberculatus isolate SZX2019 chromosome 35, ASM1759143v1, whole genome shotgun sequence:
- the LOC123513301 gene encoding uncharacterized protein LOC123513301 yields MTLKMVLMAVAIVTMVKVVISEEHVGQYVGRKANFLNEYNLPVAAPVAPASFTPAVRIRRDSSYAPPHTHKVHHKKGVVGPVYTFVKTDYNGNFKWGVRHRAGVKYAGGYHH; encoded by the exons ATGACTCTCAAAATG GTACTGATGGCGGTGGCGATAGTAACAATGGTGAAAGTAGTCATTAGCGAGGAACACGTGGGCCAATATGTTGGTCGTAAGGCCAATTTTCTCAACGAGTACAACC TTCCTGTAGCAGCTCCAGTTGCCCCAGCTTCATTTACCCCTGCTGTACGTATCCGCAGGGACTCAAGCTATGCACCTCCTCATACTCACAAAGTACACCACAAAAAGGGTGTTGTTGGACCCGTATATACTTTTGTCAAAACCGATTACAATGGTAACTTTAAATGGGGTGTTCGCCACCGTGCAGGAGTGAAATATGCGGGAGGATATCATCATTAG